The Palaemon carinicauda isolate YSFRI2023 chromosome 33, ASM3689809v2, whole genome shotgun sequence genome contains a region encoding:
- the LOC137625863 gene encoding uncharacterized protein, with protein sequence MLRRAVNIATISEEDIMGEEIGEDGMVETIPPCRLSGESFRDGLDELDTIDMRRRDNGTGRPDSERRSSLVERDDDGLEEVSSSILKAISSLDGPSSITLARSRSSESLAYNSYSNSKQTQAQSKSSTMRRTASWRGSRKSGSTMNLSGKFVTELTLYDPFSGPSNTAPIILGMFIATDQSMGDHFVYKMSPVSPLSALKIQHQDRLLKVNDISIAGWSHNCLVEFIRSLTLSYAYDLGDISQDTAFEMPFSMEFRRTGKAIRSAEESPSSKRVAATIRIRKLRATVMSVHESVVRVKYNSTSTARIRLMASEEDLYVKTNTSTKNIVDIEIGAHTSQEDEVYFQLHHFHVSPAIPGSGEVVVIETPRRNGYLHAVSPTCVSVMAMTTPPSSFFQTDNRFFYISNVHGTSAVRIKHINTGHYLSANKDGLSLVGLSEDLTLPSSTQFEKLQVDC encoded by the exons GTTGAAACCATTCCACCTTGCCGACTGAGTGGAGAAAG TTTCAGAGATGGACTGGATGAACTTGATACAATTGACATGCGCAGAAGGGACAATGGAACAG GCAGACCAGACTCGGAGAGACGGTCCAGTCTGGTGGAAAGAGATGATGATGGCCTTGAAGAAGTTTCCAGTTCTATCCTCAAGGCCATCTCATCCCTAGACGGCCCTTCCTCGATAACTCTGGCTAGGTCAAGAAGCTCAGAATCTCTCGCATACAACAGTTACTCAAACTCTAAACAAACACAAGCCCAATCAAAATCTTCTACTATGAGAAGAACTGCATCATGGCGAGGTAGTCGAAAATCTGGAAGCACT ATGAATTTATCTGGGAAGTTCGTAACGGAATTGACCTTGTATGACCCGTTCAGCGGACCATCAAACACTGCCCCCATCATTCTCGGAATGTTCATTGCCACAGATCAATCTATGGGAGACCACTTTGTATACAAGATGTCACCTGTCTCGCCGCTTTCTGCTTTGAAGATCCA ACATCAGGACAGACTACTGAAAGTGAACGACATAAGCATAGCGGGATGGTCGCACAATTGTCTAGTCGAGTTCATTCGAAGTTTAACTTTGTCGTATGCTTACGATTTGGGAGACATATCGCAGGATACAGCCTTTGAAATGCCTTTCAGCATG GAATTTCGGAGGACAGGAAAGGCTATCCGATCTGCAGAAGAGTCGCCGAGCAGTAAAAGAGTAGCAGCTACGATCAGAATTCGAAAATTAA GAGCTACTGTCATGTCAGTCCACGAATCCGTGGTTCGAGTCAAGTATAATTCCACGAGTACAGCTCGGATAAGACTGATGGCCTCCGAGGAAGACCTTTATGTCAAGACCAACACCTCAACCAAGAACATTGTTGACATTGAGATCGGGGCACATACGTCACAGGAGGATGAAG TGTACTTCCAGTTGCACCATTTCCACGTGTCGCCAGCAATTCCAGGATCAGGAGAAGTGGTCGTCATTGAAACGCCAAGAAGAAACGGATATCTACACGCTGTCTCTCCTACTTGTGTGTCAGTCATG GCAATGACAACGCCTCCAAGCTCCTTCTTCCAAACAGACAACCGATTCTTCTACATTTCCAACGTACATGGAACTTCAGCTGTCAGAATCAAGCACATCAATACTG GTCACTATCTCTCAGCAAATAAAGACGGATTATCGCTGGTGGGGCTAAGTGAGGACTTGACCCTCCCGAGTTCTACTCAATTCGAGAAACTCCAAGTTGATTGTTGA